A window of the Butyricimonas faecalis genome harbors these coding sequences:
- a CDS encoding response regulator has product MDSQNTLPLKKLLVAEDNESNFLLLMTILKKDYQIIHAVDGLETIQKYREYSPDAILMDIKMPNMNGLEATREIRKLNTCIPIIVVSAFAFDGDKQEARQAGCTDYLVKPIDSRLLKETLKKYLP; this is encoded by the coding sequence ATGGATAGTCAAAACACATTGCCACTCAAGAAACTACTCGTTGCTGAAGACAACGAAAGTAATTTTCTTTTACTCATGACTATCTTGAAAAAAGATTACCAGATCATCCATGCCGTAGATGGTTTGGAAACCATCCAAAAATACAGGGAATACTCCCCCGACGCGATTCTCATGGATATCAAAATGCCGAACATGAATGGTTTGGAAGCCACCCGTGAAATCCGGAAGTTAAACACGTGCATCCCCATTATCGTTGTGAGTGCTTTTGCCTTCGACGGTGACAAACAGGAAGCACGCCAAGCCGGTTGCACTGACTATCTTGTAAAACCGATCGACTCGCGTTTATTAAAAGAAACTTTGAAGAAGTATCTTCCCTAA
- a CDS encoding ATP-binding protein has translation MQTLSDHILDIAQNSIRAQASRVEIDLQENITEDSLVITIRDNGCGMDEATAAKVTDPFFTSRTVRKVGLGIPLFKQNAEATGGTLKIRSKPGEGTTIEAKFGLSHWDRPPLGDVAGSIVILVSANPGIDFTYHHVTEKGEYTFDTREVKEILEGVPLNDPEIVMALRQMIRENIKEIT, from the coding sequence ATGCAAACGTTATCGGACCATATCCTAGATATAGCCCAGAACTCGATACGAGCCCAAGCTTCCCGTGTTGAGATTGACTTGCAAGAGAATATAACAGAAGATTCTCTTGTCATCACGATCAGAGATAACGGATGTGGCATGGACGAAGCCACCGCGGCCAAAGTTACCGATCCTTTTTTCACGAGCAGAACCGTGCGTAAAGTCGGGTTGGGGATTCCCCTATTCAAACAGAACGCAGAAGCAACAGGGGGAACCTTGAAAATAAGATCCAAACCGGGAGAAGGTACCACCATCGAGGCAAAATTCGGTCTTTCACACTGGGACAGACCACCACTGGGTGATGTGGCAGGAAGTATCGTGATTCTCGTGTCGGCCAACCCGGGGATCGATTTCACGTACCATCATGTCACGGAGAAAGGGGAATACACGTTCGACACGCGTGAAGTAAAAGAAATACTGGAGGGAGTCCCTCTAAATGACCCGGAGATCGTGATGGCATTGAGACAAATGATCCGGGAAAACATCAAAGAGATTACATAA
- a CDS encoding (2Fe-2S) ferredoxin domain-containing protein — MEKIKSLADLKRIKENVQTKIDLREKSEQVENLIQIKVAMATCGIAAGSKDTMNYFIENLEKNGITAVVTQTGCMGYCYAEPTVEITKPGKDPIVFGHVTEERAEEIIQKYLKNDELVADIIPVNFETI, encoded by the coding sequence ATGGAAAAAATCAAATCACTCGCGGACCTCAAACGCATCAAAGAAAACGTGCAGACGAAGATTGATCTTCGAGAGAAAAGTGAACAGGTTGAAAACCTGATCCAGATTAAAGTGGCTATGGCAACTTGCGGGATCGCCGCGGGCAGTAAGGACACCATGAACTACTTTATCGAGAACCTGGAGAAAAACGGGATTACAGCCGTGGTGACACAAACGGGATGTATGGGGTACTGCTACGCGGAGCCGACCGTGGAAATCACAAAACCGGGGAAAGACCCGATCGTGTTCGGACACGTCACCGAGGAACGAGCCGAAGAAATCATCCAGAAATACCTGAAGAATGACGAACTCGTGGCCGATATCATTCCGGTGAATTTTGAAACGATCTAA
- a CDS encoding NADH-quinone oxidoreductase subunit NuoF, translating into MSYKMHILVCGGTGCRASASHQIITRLEECLKERNLEDEVQVIATGCFGFCEKGPIVKVMPDNTFYVQVKPDDAEEIVNEHVIKGRKVERLLYKDPEKKEAVSDSKHMGFYKKQLRIALRNCGFIDPENIEEYIAREGYSALAKCITEMKPEEVINEIKLSGLRGRGGGGFPTGLKWEFASKYQADQKYVVCNADEGDPGAFMDRSIMEGDPHSVIEAMAICGYSIGATKGLVYIRAEYPLAIQRLKTAIHQAEEFGLLGENIFGTDFSFTIELRYGAGAFVCGEETALIHSMEGHRGEPTIKPPFPAESGYLNRPTNVNNVETLANIPAIIIKGANWFNKIGTERSKGTKVFALAGKINNVGLIEVPMGTTLREVIYEIGGGIKNGKKFKAVQTGGPSGGCLTEKHLDVPIDFDNLLASGSMMGSGGMIVMDEDDCMVSVAKFYLEFTVEESCGKCTPCRIGNKRLHEILDKITQGKGTMEDLETLKNLSRVIKDTALCGLGQTSPNPVLSTIDNFHDEYLAHIKDKKCPAGQCKALLMFHIDPELCIGCGLCARNCPVDAIVGERKEPHFINTAKCIKCGACMEKCKFKAVSTR; encoded by the coding sequence ATGAGTTATAAAATGCATATCCTCGTTTGTGGTGGAACGGGATGTAGAGCATCTGCCAGTCATCAGATTATTACCCGGCTGGAAGAATGTCTAAAAGAGAGGAACCTGGAGGACGAAGTTCAGGTCATCGCAACCGGTTGTTTCGGTTTCTGCGAGAAAGGACCGATCGTGAAAGTCATGCCCGACAACACTTTCTACGTACAGGTGAAACCGGACGATGCCGAGGAAATTGTAAACGAACATGTTATCAAAGGACGTAAAGTCGAAAGATTATTATATAAAGACCCGGAGAAGAAAGAAGCGGTGAGCGACTCGAAACACATGGGGTTCTACAAGAAGCAATTGCGTATCGCTTTGCGTAACTGCGGATTCATTGACCCGGAAAATATTGAAGAATATATCGCCCGCGAAGGATATTCCGCACTAGCGAAATGTATCACCGAGATGAAACCGGAGGAAGTGATCAACGAGATCAAATTATCCGGACTTCGGGGTCGTGGAGGCGGTGGTTTCCCGACCGGCTTGAAGTGGGAATTCGCCAGCAAATATCAAGCGGATCAGAAATACGTGGTGTGTAATGCCGACGAGGGTGACCCGGGGGCATTCATGGACCGTTCGATCATGGAGGGTGACCCGCACTCGGTGATTGAAGCCATGGCCATTTGCGGGTACAGTATCGGGGCCACCAAAGGATTGGTTTATATCCGCGCCGAATACCCGCTTGCCATTCAACGCCTGAAAACAGCCATCCACCAAGCCGAAGAATTCGGTTTACTGGGTGAGAATATCTTTGGTACCGATTTCTCGTTCACCATCGAATTGCGTTACGGGGCAGGCGCCTTCGTTTGCGGCGAGGAAACAGCGTTGATCCACTCCATGGAAGGACACCGCGGGGAGCCCACGATAAAACCGCCCTTCCCGGCAGAATCGGGTTACCTGAATCGCCCGACCAACGTGAATAACGTGGAAACTTTAGCCAATATCCCGGCCATTATTATCAAGGGAGCCAACTGGTTCAACAAAATCGGGACGGAACGTTCCAAGGGAACCAAGGTTTTCGCCCTTGCCGGAAAAATCAATAACGTGGGACTGATCGAGGTGCCCATGGGAACTACCCTTCGTGAAGTGATTTACGAGATTGGCGGCGGTATCAAAAACGGTAAGAAATTTAAAGCGGTACAAACCGGAGGACCTTCCGGCGGTTGTTTGACCGAGAAGCATTTGGATGTACCGATCGATTTCGACAACCTGTTGGCCTCCGGTTCCATGATGGGTTCCGGGGGTATGATCGTGATGGACGAGGATGATTGCATGGTATCCGTGGCCAAATTCTATCTCGAATTCACGGTGGAAGAATCGTGCGGTAAATGTACACCTTGCCGTATCGGTAACAAACGCCTGCACGAAATCTTGGACAAGATCACGCAGGGTAAAGGGACGATGGAAGACCTGGAAACGTTGAAAAACCTCAGCCGCGTGATCAAAGACACGGCTTTGTGTGGTTTGGGCCAAACCTCCCCGAACCCGGTGCTGTCGACCATAGATAACTTCCATGACGAATATCTCGCCCACATCAAAGACAAGAAATGTCCGGCAGGACAATGTAAGGCATTGCTGATGTTCCACATTGACCCGGAACTTTGTATCGGATGCGGACTCTGTGCCCGTAATTGTCCGGTAGATGCCATCGTGGGGGAACGCAAAGAACCGCATTTTATCAACACGGCCAAATGTATCAAGTGTGGCGCGTGTATGGAAAAATGTAAGTTCAAAGCGGTAAGTACGAGATAA
- a CDS encoding NADH-dependent [FeFe] hydrogenase, group A6, with protein sequence MNENITLKIDNREISVPKGTTILEAARELGIDIPTLCYMNLKDLCIKNAPASCRICVVEVDGRKNLAPSCATRCENGMNVHTNTIRVLNARKTVLELMLSDHPSDCLVCAKSGNCELQSVAIKLGIRELPFEGEKTEFRVDLSPSIRRDATKCIYCRRCEMMCNDVQTVGALGAVNRGFSSVVMPAFDQSLQDSECTFCGQCVAVCPVGALTELDHTNRLIKDLADPDKTVIVQTAPAVRAALGEEFALPAGTSVTGKMVAALRKLGFAKVFDTDFAADLTIMEEGTELLGRLGAFLNGDKSVKLPIITSCCPGWVNFFEKQFPDLLDMPSSARSPQQMFGSIAKTYWAEKMGIKRENLIVVSVMPCLAKKFECERDEFKTNGDPDVNYSISTRELAALIKQTNINFMQLEDEDFDAPLGESTGAAVIFGATGGVMEAALRTAYEIHTGKTLDNVDFEGVRGIENLKEATIDVDGFELKVAVAHGLGNARKLMNEIRAGKSQYHAIEIMACPGGCIGGGGQPLHHGDSSLLRARTQALYTEDNEKSLRKSHQNPYIISLYEEFLGKPMSEKAHHLLHTCYFNRGKEIIEQ encoded by the coding sequence ATGAATGAAAATATAACACTCAAAATAGATAACCGGGAAATCAGTGTTCCCAAGGGGACCACGATTCTCGAAGCAGCCCGGGAACTGGGTATCGATATACCCACGCTTTGCTACATGAACCTGAAGGATTTGTGCATCAAAAATGCCCCGGCATCTTGTCGTATTTGCGTGGTTGAAGTGGACGGCAGGAAAAACCTTGCCCCCTCTTGCGCCACCCGCTGCGAGAATGGCATGAACGTACACACGAACACGATCCGGGTGCTGAATGCCCGCAAAACGGTGCTGGAACTCATGTTGTCCGACCACCCGTCAGACTGTCTGGTGTGTGCCAAATCGGGTAATTGCGAATTGCAATCCGTGGCCATTAAACTGGGGATACGGGAGTTGCCTTTCGAGGGAGAGAAGACCGAGTTCCGGGTTGACCTGTCCCCTTCCATCCGCCGGGATGCCACGAAGTGTATTTATTGCCGTCGTTGCGAGATGATGTGTAATGACGTGCAGACCGTGGGCGCACTGGGTGCCGTTAACCGGGGATTCAGTTCTGTCGTGATGCCCGCGTTCGACCAGTCATTGCAGGATTCCGAATGTACTTTTTGCGGGCAGTGCGTTGCCGTATGTCCCGTGGGTGCCTTGACGGAACTGGATCACACGAACCGTTTGATCAAAGATTTAGCCGATCCCGACAAGACCGTGATCGTGCAAACCGCCCCGGCCGTTCGTGCCGCCCTGGGTGAAGAGTTCGCTCTTCCGGCAGGAACTTCCGTTACCGGAAAGATGGTGGCCGCTTTGCGCAAACTGGGCTTTGCCAAGGTGTTCGACACCGACTTCGCGGCCGACTTGACCATCATGGAGGAAGGTACCGAATTACTGGGTCGCCTGGGAGCCTTCCTAAACGGCGATAAATCGGTGAAATTACCGATCATTACCTCGTGCTGCCCGGGTTGGGTGAATTTCTTCGAGAAGCAATTCCCGGATTTACTGGATATGCCTTCGAGCGCCCGTTCCCCGCAACAGATGTTCGGGTCGATTGCCAAGACCTACTGGGCCGAGAAAATGGGTATCAAACGCGAGAACCTCATCGTGGTATCCGTGATGCCTTGTCTGGCGAAAAAGTTCGAGTGCGAGAGAGACGAATTCAAGACAAACGGGGACCCGGATGTCAATTACTCCATCTCTACCCGCGAGTTGGCCGCGTTGATCAAGCAGACCAACATTAATTTCATGCAGTTGGAAGACGAAGATTTCGACGCGCCGTTGGGAGAATCCACGGGTGCTGCCGTCATCTTCGGGGCTACCGGAGGCGTGATGGAAGCCGCCTTGCGTACGGCTTACGAAATCCACACGGGGAAAACGCTGGATAACGTGGACTTTGAAGGTGTCAGAGGCATCGAGAATTTGAAAGAAGCCACGATAGACGTCGATGGATTTGAATTGAAAGTAGCCGTGGCCCATGGTTTAGGAAATGCCCGCAAGCTGATGAACGAGATCAGAGCCGGCAAGTCCCAATACCACGCCATCGAGATCATGGCCTGCCCCGGTGGGTGTATCGGTGGTGGAGGTCAGCCGTTGCATCATGGAGATTCTTCTTTGTTGAGAGCGCGTACACAGGCGCTTTACACGGAAGACAACGAAAAATCGCTCCGGAAGTCCCACCAGAACCCGTACATCATTTCGCTGTACGAGGAGTTCTTGGGCAAACCCATGAGCGAAAAGGCACATCACTTGTTGCACACGTGCTACTTTAACAGAGGAAAAGAGATTATTGAACAATAA
- a CDS encoding NADH-quinone oxidoreductase subunit NuoE family protein, whose translation MTQITLAKCKVDQLVKLCEEFGNQPGELINILHKAQGLIGYLPREVQEVIARQLNIPVSKVYGVVTFYSFFSMTPKGEHPISVCMGTACYVRGAEKVLDEFKRILKVNVGETTPDGKFSLTSLRCVGACGLAPVVLIGEKVYGRVTPGEVEKILKEFE comes from the coding sequence ATGACACAAATAACATTAGCGAAGTGCAAAGTTGACCAACTGGTAAAACTGTGTGAAGAGTTCGGGAACCAACCGGGAGAGTTAATTAATATCTTGCACAAAGCACAAGGCCTGATCGGCTACCTGCCCAGAGAGGTACAGGAAGTGATCGCCCGTCAACTAAATATACCCGTATCGAAGGTGTACGGGGTGGTAACCTTTTATTCTTTCTTCTCGATGACCCCGAAAGGGGAACACCCGATCTCCGTGTGCATGGGGACTGCCTGCTACGTTCGGGGGGCAGAGAAGGTACTGGATGAATTCAAACGGATTCTAAAAGTAAATGTCGGAGAGACTACCCCGGACGGGAAGTTTTCTTTAACCAGCTTACGGTGCGTGGGTGCCTGCGGGCTTGCCCCGGTTGTACTGATCGGTGAAAAAGTCTACGGGCGGGTTACTCCCGGGGAGGTGGAGAAAATTCTAAAGGAATTCGAGTAA
- a CDS encoding hybrid sensor histidine kinase/response regulator, with the protein MKINPAEYKILVVDDVQSNVLLLKALLGREGFGIVIAMNGTEALQKVKSEHPDLILLDVMMPDMDGFEVAGHLKLEPEQAEIPIIFLTALNDSASVVKGFQLGANDFISKPFRREELLIRVEHQLSLVDARRIILRQTEELRKTIAGRDKLYSVIAHDLRSPMASIKMLCNTIMMSIDRQTVPADVFEMLEMTNKTAEEVFSLLDNLLKWTKSQLGKLSNVPQSIDMVGLVNGVIEVFKPIAGSKSISLKLDSAVESVHVTVDIEMIKSVVRNLISNAIKFSHKDTAVVVHVRVQEVADENRTEAGNDKEVLVTVSDSGCGIKKEDQEKLLNEATHFTTFGTDSEEGSGLGLLLCKDFVSKNHGRLWFTSEEGVGSNFNFTIPLK; encoded by the coding sequence ATGAAAATAAATCCTGCTGAATATAAAATATTAGTGGTAGATGATGTTCAGTCAAATGTATTGCTGTTAAAGGCTTTGCTTGGACGTGAAGGGTTTGGTATCGTGATCGCGATGAACGGGACGGAGGCCTTGCAAAAAGTGAAAAGTGAACATCCGGATTTGATCTTGTTGGACGTTATGATGCCCGACATGGATGGATTCGAAGTGGCAGGACACTTGAAACTGGAGCCGGAACAAGCTGAAATTCCGATTATATTTTTGACCGCGTTGAACGACTCGGCGAGTGTCGTGAAGGGGTTCCAGCTCGGGGCAAATGATTTTATATCGAAACCTTTTCGTAGGGAAGAATTGTTGATCCGGGTGGAGCATCAACTTTCTCTGGTGGATGCCAGACGAATTATTTTACGTCAGACGGAAGAGTTGAGAAAGACGATTGCCGGTAGGGACAAGCTTTATTCCGTGATCGCTCATGATTTACGGTCTCCGATGGCCTCGATCAAAATGTTGTGCAATACGATCATGATGAGTATTGACCGGCAAACAGTTCCGGCAGACGTGTTCGAGATGTTGGAAATGACCAATAAAACGGCAGAAGAAGTATTTTCGTTATTGGATAATCTGTTGAAGTGGACCAAGAGCCAGTTGGGTAAATTGTCCAATGTCCCGCAATCGATTGACATGGTCGGGTTGGTGAATGGCGTTATCGAGGTGTTTAAGCCGATAGCCGGGAGCAAGTCCATTTCCTTGAAATTGGATTCAGCGGTCGAGTCCGTCCATGTTACCGTTGACATCGAGATGATTAAATCCGTCGTGCGCAACCTAATTTCAAACGCGATTAAATTTAGTCATAAAGATACCGCAGTTGTCGTACACGTGAGGGTACAAGAGGTCGCGGATGAAAACAGGACAGAGGCCGGAAATGATAAAGAAGTACTTGTCACCGTGTCTGATAGCGGATGTGGAATCAAGAAAGAAGATCAAGAAAAATTGTTAAACGAGGCCACGCACTTCACGACCTTCGGTACGGATAGCGAGGAAGGATCCGGCTTGGGCCTATTGTTGTGTAAAGACTTCGTAAGCAAAAATCACGGAAGGCTGTGGTTTACCTCAGAGGAAGGTGTCGGTTCTAATTTTAATTTCACCATTCCGCTAAAGTGA
- a CDS encoding response regulator transcription factor, whose product MSKNILIVDDKPEIAKVITIQLSRDYNVHAEGNPIEALAWMYAGNIPDLIISDVNMPEMDGRTFLKQLKASSTFNFIPVIILSSLESSNDRIELLEAGASDFVLKPFNPQELKIRVRNLLR is encoded by the coding sequence ATGAGTAAAAACATTCTGATAGTGGACGATAAACCTGAAATAGCGAAAGTTATCACCATCCAACTATCTAGAGACTACAACGTACATGCAGAAGGAAATCCGATTGAGGCACTCGCATGGATGTATGCCGGAAATATTCCCGATCTGATTATATCGGATGTAAACATGCCGGAAATGGACGGACGAACATTCCTCAAGCAGCTAAAAGCGAGTTCCACGTTCAATTTTATCCCCGTTATTATCTTGTCCAGCCTGGAGAGTAGTAACGATCGGATTGAATTGTTGGAAGCCGGAGCCTCGGACTTCGTGCTAAAACCTTTTAACCCGCAGGAGTTAAAGATCAGAGTCCGTAATTTATTGCGTTAA
- a CDS encoding TolC family protein: MGAKFIIIACLLYANFVCSAQKAQTRDSILNTERFVPQALTTNEYINYQLPPLDSLFEGAQRNPRLKAIGASIEAARNDLKSTQRDWLQYFSVRAGYTYGILGTYTDQETQYVPLTTVYSGSTQNSWSIGANINIPFNRLFSHRATVKKQKEIVRNAEYTQQVEFDEIKNEIIELYCNIQYQLKLLKLATESITLYNAEYQVAELDYINNKNNNDRSLSDLKHSQKVAKIEYEKIINELNIMFLKLELISNIHFKNP; the protein is encoded by the coding sequence ATGGGTGCTAAATTCATTATTATAGCCTGTTTATTATACGCTAATTTCGTCTGTTCCGCTCAAAAAGCACAGACGAGGGATTCTATTCTTAATACCGAAAGATTTGTCCCACAAGCATTAACTACCAACGAATATATTAATTATCAATTACCTCCATTAGACTCGTTATTCGAAGGAGCCCAAAGAAATCCCCGGCTAAAAGCCATAGGCGCATCTATCGAAGCTGCCCGCAATGACTTGAAATCCACCCAACGAGATTGGCTGCAATACTTTTCCGTACGGGCCGGATACACGTATGGGATTCTCGGGACATACACCGATCAAGAAACCCAATATGTTCCTTTAACAACGGTTTACTCGGGATCGACACAAAATAGTTGGTCTATCGGTGCAAATATCAATATTCCTTTTAATAGACTGTTCAGCCATAGAGCAACGGTAAAAAAACAAAAAGAAATTGTCCGAAACGCGGAATACACGCAACAAGTCGAATTTGACGAGATTAAAAACGAAATCATCGAATTGTACTGCAATATTCAATACCAGTTGAAATTACTAAAACTAGCCACAGAATCCATCACCTTATACAATGCAGAATATCAAGTAGCGGAACTTGACTATATCAATAACAAAAACAATAACGACAGGTCATTAAGTGACTTAAAGCATTCGCAGAAAGTAGCAAAAATTGAATATGAGAAAATCATAAATGAATTAAATATCATGTTCTTAAAGCTTGAACTCATCAGTAATATTCATTTTAAGAACCCATAG